In Ovis canadensis isolate MfBH-ARS-UI-01 breed Bighorn chromosome 11, ARS-UI_OviCan_v2, whole genome shotgun sequence, one genomic interval encodes:
- the LOC138414649 gene encoding olfactory receptor 1A1, which produces MREDNQSSTFNFILLGVTGQQKQEDFFFLLFLFIYPITLIGNLLIILAIHSDIHLHNPMYFLLANLSFVDIFFSSVTIPKMLANHLLGTKAISFGGCLTQMYFMIALGNTDSYILAAMAYDRAVAITRPLHYTIIMSPRTCVLLVTVSWVVGNANALPHTLLTASLSFCGNQEVANFYCDITPLLKLSCSDIHFNVKMMYLGVGIFSVPLLCIIISYVRVFSTVLRVPSTKGVLKAFSTCGSHLTVVSLYYGTVMGMYFRPLTSYSLKDAVITVMYMAVTPVLNPFIYSLRNRDMKAALGKLFSRRIFSQPM; this is translated from the coding sequence ATGAGAGAAGACAATCAGTCCTCCACCTTCAATTTCATCCTCTTGGGAGTTACTGGCCAGCAAAAACAGGAAGACTTCTTCTTCTTACTCTTCCTGTTCATTTACCCCATCACATTGATTGGAAACCTGCTCATCATCTTGGCCATTCACTCTGACATTCACCTTCACAACCCCATGTATTTTCTCCTTGCCAACCTCTCCTTTGTCGACATCTTCTTCTCCTCTGTAACTATCCCTAAGATGCTGGCCAACCACCTCCTGGGCACCAAAGCCATCTCCTTTGGAGGATGCCTAACACAAATGTATTTTATGATTGCCTTGGGTAACACAGATAGTTACATCCTGGCTGCTATGGCCTATGATCGAGCTGTGGCCATCACCCGCCCACTTCATTACACAATAATTATGAGCCCACGGACTTGTGTCCTGCTAGTCACGGTGTCTTGGGTGGTTGGAAATGCCAATGCCCTCCCCCACACTCTGCTCACAGCTAGCCTGTCCTTCTGTGGAAACCAGGAAGTAGCCAACTTCTACTGTGACATTACCCCTTTGCTCAAGTTGTCCTGTTCTGACATCCACTTTAATGTGAAGATGATGTACCTGGGAGTTGGTATTTTCTCTGTGCCATTACTATGCATCATCATCTCTTATGTTAGGGTCTTTTCCACAGTCTTACGGGTTCCATCCACCAAAGGTGTGCTcaaagccttctccacctgtggTTCCCACCTCACAGTTGTTTCTCTGTATTATGGGACAGTCATGGGCATGTACTTCCGCCCTCTGACTAGTTACAGCCTAAAGGATGCGGTGATAACTGTGATGTACATGGCAGTGACCCCAGTGTTAAATCCTTTCATCTATAGTCTGAGGAATCGGGACATGAAGGCTGCCCTGGGGAAACTCTTCAGCAGGAGAATTTTCTCACAACCAATGTGA